A stretch of the Tardiphaga sp. 709 genome encodes the following:
- the rfaE1 gene encoding D-glycero-beta-D-manno-heptose-7-phosphate kinase, whose amino-acid sequence MFDFDALSHAIADQTVLCVGDLMLDEFVYGEVSRISPEAPAPVIAVQRSEINIGGAGNVARNIAALGAKCIFVGLVGEDDAGATLKNALAQESLIEALLVRDSSRPTTRKVRFVSEHFSTHMLRADWELAAPASAVIEKQLIDTILPQLVRADIVLLSDYAKGVLTARVIRNVIDAAKKLGKRVIVDPKSANFAIYRGATLLTPNRKEFAEATRSRADSDINIASAAQEAMILADCAAMLVTQSEHGMTLVPRDGEPVHVPALPVKVRDVSGAGDTVAAMLAVALAAGADWEAALRAATAAAAVAVSKKGTAVVTPSELRRRILPHAFLAAEEKIVASTELNAQLVDWRKQQLRIGFTNGCFDILHPGHVKVLTAARATCDRLIVGLNSDASVKRLKGEGRPVQDERARAEVLAALEAVDLVVIFGEDTPLNLITQIAPATLVKGGDYTREQVVGHEVVAANGGEVILIDILQGHSTTSLVERARSGQS is encoded by the coding sequence ATGTTTGATTTCGACGCCCTGTCGCACGCGATTGCCGATCAGACGGTGCTCTGTGTCGGCGATCTGATGCTCGACGAATTCGTCTATGGCGAGGTGTCGCGCATTTCGCCGGAAGCGCCTGCGCCGGTCATCGCGGTTCAGCGCAGCGAGATCAATATCGGCGGTGCCGGCAATGTCGCACGCAATATTGCAGCCCTCGGCGCGAAATGCATCTTTGTCGGCCTGGTCGGTGAGGACGATGCCGGCGCAACGCTCAAGAATGCGCTCGCGCAGGAGTCTCTGATCGAAGCATTGCTGGTCAGGGATTCATCGCGTCCGACGACGCGCAAGGTGCGCTTCGTGTCCGAGCATTTCTCAACGCATATGCTGCGTGCCGATTGGGAGCTGGCTGCACCGGCGTCTGCGGTCATCGAGAAGCAATTAATCGATACGATTCTGCCGCAGCTCGTGCGCGCCGATATCGTGTTGTTGTCCGATTACGCCAAGGGTGTGCTGACCGCGCGGGTGATCCGCAACGTCATCGACGCGGCAAAGAAGCTCGGCAAGCGCGTCATCGTCGATCCCAAGAGCGCAAATTTTGCGATCTATCGTGGCGCGACCTTGCTGACGCCGAATCGCAAGGAATTCGCCGAGGCAACACGCAGTCGCGCCGACAGCGACATCAACATCGCATCCGCTGCGCAGGAAGCGATGATCCTGGCGGATTGCGCCGCGATGCTGGTGACCCAGAGCGAGCATGGCATGACGTTGGTGCCACGCGATGGCGAGCCCGTCCATGTGCCGGCGCTGCCGGTCAAGGTGCGCGACGTCTCGGGTGCCGGCGACACTGTTGCAGCCATGTTGGCCGTGGCACTGGCGGCCGGGGCAGATTGGGAAGCGGCATTGCGCGCGGCAACTGCCGCTGCCGCTGTCGCCGTCAGCAAGAAAGGAACGGCGGTGGTGACACCGTCTGAATTGCGCCGCCGGATTTTGCCGCATGCGTTTCTGGCCGCCGAAGAGAAAATCGTGGCATCAACTGAGCTCAATGCGCAATTGGTCGACTGGCGCAAACAACAGTTGCGGATCGGTTTCACCAATGGCTGTTTTGACATCCTGCATCCCGGCCATGTGAAGGTTTTGACGGCAGCGCGCGCGACCTGTGATCGCCTGATCGTCGGCCTCAACAGCGACGCGTCGGTGAAGCGTCTGAAGGGCGAGGGGCGCCCGGTGCAGGACGAACGCGCTCGCGCAGAAGTGCTTGCGGCGCTGGAAGCGGTCGATCTGGTCGTGATTTTCGGAGAGGATACCCCACTGAACCTGATTACGCAGATCGCGCCGGCGACGCTGGTCAAAGGCGGCGATTACACGCGAGAGCAGGTGGTCGGCCATGAGGTTGTCGCCGCCAACGGCGGAGAGGTGATCCTGATCGATATCCTGCAAGGCCACAGCACGACGTCGCTGGTCGAGCGCGCGCGCAGCGGACAGTCATGA
- a CDS encoding nucleoside-diphosphate sugar epimerase/dehydratase gives MTRITQFSARNWLIATHDAIVTAAAVVLSFVLRFDGENLWDRLPLLLKILPYFVVFSFFVCYLFNLTTTKWRFISLPDLLNIIKASTVLTGALLVLDYIFLAPNVYGTFFLGKTTIIIYWFIQIFFLSGSRLAYRYFRYTRTRNQARAMDASPALLIGRAADAEVFLRGIESGAVKRMWPVGILSPAMSDRGQAIRGVPVLGGIDDLGNVVDDFSTRQRPIERIVMTPSAFEAEALPESVLMRARKLGLTVSRIPSLEESRDTPQLAPVAVEDLLLRPSVKIDYARLENFVRGKAIVVTGGGGSIGYEICDRVITFGAARLLIIENSEPALHAAMEKLAAKVTSAAIEGRIADVRDRERIHQLMIAFKPDAVFHAAALKHVPILERDWGEGVKTNIFGSVNVADAALASGADAMVMISTDKAIEPVSMLGLTKRFAEMYCQALDGDAISGSDAKSPMRLISVRFGNVLASNGSVVPKFKAQIEAGGPVTVTHPDMVRYFMTIREACDLVVTAATHAMNAQHADASVYVLSMGQPVKIVDLADRMIRLSGLQPGYDIDIVFTGVRPGERLNEILFAEQEPTSEIGIAGIVAARPNELPLETLNSWLAILRKAIDADQHEVAVATLKDAVPEYRAAAQ, from the coding sequence ATGACACGCATCACACAGTTTTCTGCCCGCAACTGGCTGATTGCGACGCATGACGCCATCGTCACGGCGGCCGCGGTCGTTCTCAGCTTCGTGCTGCGTTTCGATGGCGAAAATCTGTGGGATCGGCTGCCGCTGCTCCTGAAGATCCTGCCGTACTTCGTCGTCTTCAGCTTTTTCGTCTGTTACCTGTTCAATCTGACGACGACGAAGTGGCGCTTCATTTCGCTGCCCGATTTGCTGAATATCATCAAGGCATCCACGGTGCTGACGGGCGCGCTTCTGGTGCTCGACTATATCTTCCTGGCGCCGAACGTGTACGGCACGTTCTTCCTCGGCAAGACAACGATCATCATCTACTGGTTTATCCAGATATTCTTTCTGAGCGGATCGCGACTGGCCTATCGCTATTTTCGTTATACACGTACGCGCAATCAGGCGCGCGCGATGGATGCGTCACCGGCACTGCTGATTGGTCGTGCGGCCGATGCCGAGGTGTTCTTGCGCGGCATTGAGAGTGGTGCCGTCAAGCGCATGTGGCCGGTTGGTATCTTGTCGCCGGCGATGTCCGATCGCGGACAGGCGATCCGAGGTGTGCCGGTCCTGGGCGGCATCGATGATCTCGGTAATGTCGTTGATGACTTCAGCACGCGGCAACGCCCGATCGAACGGATCGTGATGACGCCGTCGGCGTTTGAAGCAGAGGCGTTGCCCGAGTCGGTATTGATGCGTGCGCGCAAGCTCGGGTTGACGGTCAGCCGGATTCCGTCACTCGAGGAAAGCCGCGATACGCCGCAATTGGCGCCGGTGGCAGTCGAGGATCTGTTGCTGCGACCGAGCGTCAAGATCGACTATGCCCGGCTGGAGAATTTCGTGCGCGGCAAGGCGATCGTCGTGACCGGCGGTGGCGGCTCGATCGGTTACGAGATCTGCGACCGCGTCATCACGTTCGGCGCGGCACGGCTGCTCATTATCGAGAATTCAGAACCGGCGCTTCATGCGGCTATGGAAAAGCTGGCGGCCAAAGTCACCAGCGCAGCGATCGAGGGCCGCATCGCCGATGTCAGGGACCGCGAGCGCATTCATCAACTGATGATCGCCTTCAAGCCGGATGCGGTGTTTCACGCAGCCGCGCTGAAACATGTGCCGATCCTGGAGCGTGACTGGGGCGAGGGTGTCAAGACCAACATCTTCGGTTCTGTGAATGTCGCCGATGCGGCGCTCGCATCGGGCGCTGATGCGATGGTGATGATCTCGACCGACAAGGCAATCGAGCCGGTGTCGATGCTCGGTCTCACCAAGCGTTTTGCCGAGATGTATTGCCAAGCGCTCGATGGCGACGCCATCAGCGGCAGTGACGCCAAATCACCCATGCGGCTAATCTCGGTGCGGTTCGGTAATGTTTTGGCGTCGAATGGGTCCGTCGTGCCGAAGTTCAAGGCGCAGATCGAAGCCGGTGGGCCGGTGACGGTGACGCACCCCGATATGGTGCGCTACTTCATGACCATCCGCGAGGCCTGCGATCTGGTTGTCACCGCTGCAACCCATGCGATGAATGCGCAGCATGCCGATGCGTCGGTCTATGTGCTCAGCATGGGGCAGCCGGTGAAGATCGTCGATCTCGCCGACCGCATGATCCGGCTGTCCGGCCTTCAGCCCGGCTACGATATCGATATAGTGTTCACCGGTGTTCGACCGGGCGAGCGGCTCAACGAGATATTGTTCGCCGAGCAGGAGCCAACCAGCGAGATCGGTATCGCCGGCATCGTCGCTGCCCGCCCGAACGAACTGCCGCTGGAGACGCTGAACAGCTGGCTTGCGATCTTGCGAAAAGCCATTGATGCGGATCAACACGAGGTCGCTGTGGCGACGCTGAAGGATGCGGTGCCGGAATATCGGGCGGCGGCACAGTGA
- a CDS encoding glycosyltransferase family 4 protein: MSSFELITTFVALVVAAVLSAVCIKAIHPLLIRYAMARPNARSSHKVPTPQGAGIAVISVTLLVAGCSIAVLPVSAIPALWVMFGATILIGAIGAIDDLRPISVTPRLLLQAVSIAAILFALPATLQIALALPLWIERGLLLLAALWFVNLVNFMDGLDWITVAEVIPITAVLVLIGFSGQLPLSTALIAAALCGATLGFAPFNRPVAKMFLGDVGSLPIGLLLAWCFLQLAYAHHLAAAILLPLYYLADATITLLRRLAKREPVWLAHRSHFYQRATDNGFAVIEVVRTVFVLNIGLAALAGLSIYFRSGVADAALLVLGSVAVATALRAFSTPRR, translated from the coding sequence ATGTCGTCATTTGAATTGATTACAACCTTCGTCGCCCTGGTTGTAGCCGCCGTTCTGTCCGCGGTTTGCATCAAGGCCATTCATCCGCTGCTGATCCGCTACGCAATGGCGCGACCGAATGCCCGATCGTCCCACAAGGTGCCGACCCCGCAAGGCGCAGGCATCGCGGTGATATCAGTCACGCTGCTGGTTGCCGGGTGCTCGATTGCAGTTCTTCCCGTTTCAGCAATACCGGCACTGTGGGTAATGTTCGGGGCAACGATCCTGATCGGGGCCATCGGCGCGATTGATGATCTGCGTCCGATCTCCGTGACGCCGCGACTGCTGCTGCAAGCCGTCAGTATTGCCGCGATCCTGTTTGCCCTGCCCGCGACATTGCAGATCGCACTGGCCCTGCCTCTCTGGATCGAACGCGGCTTGCTGCTGTTGGCCGCACTCTGGTTCGTCAATCTCGTGAATTTCATGGATGGGCTCGACTGGATCACAGTGGCCGAAGTGATTCCGATCACCGCGGTGCTGGTACTGATCGGCTTCTCCGGGCAACTGCCGTTATCGACGGCGCTCATTGCCGCTGCACTTTGCGGCGCCACGCTTGGCTTTGCGCCGTTCAATCGGCCCGTCGCGAAGATGTTTCTGGGCGACGTCGGCAGCCTCCCCATCGGGCTGTTGCTGGCCTGGTGCTTCCTGCAGCTGGCCTATGCGCACCATCTGGCTGCCGCCATCCTGCTGCCGCTGTACTACCTTGCCGACGCGACCATCACCCTGCTCCGGAGGCTGGCAAAACGCGAGCCGGTATGGCTGGCGCATCGCTCGCACTTCTATCAGCGCGCGACGGACAATGGCTTCGCCGTGATCGAGGTTGTGCGAACGGTGTTCGTGCTCAATATCGGCCTGGCGGCACTGGCCGGGCTGTCGATCTATTTCCGCTCAGGTGTCGCCGACGCAGCTTTGCTTGTACTTGGCAGCGTCGCCGTCGCCACGGCATTGCGGGCATTCTCGACGCCGCGCCGCTGA
- a CDS encoding NAD-dependent epimerase, translated as MSEQPILVTGAAGFIGFHVVRQLLAEGRTVVGLDSVNSYYDPALKEARLKLLEGQPRFTFVRANLADRPAISALFSEYKFPVVIHLAAQAGVRYSIEQPHAYADANLEGFLNILEGCRHNGCAHLLYASSSSVYGANKKKPFSVSDRVDNPVSLYAATKKANELMAHSYSHLYRLPTTGLRFFTVYGPWGRPDMAIFLFTKAILDKQPIKLFNHGNMRRDFTYVDDVVGAIGRLIDHVPTGSEDEAPARIYNVGNHKPEDLLHVVSVLEKELGLEAIKTMLPMQPGDVPETFADVDDLMRDVGFKPDTSIEEGIRQFVTWYRSHYGNLNAKG; from the coding sequence ATGTCTGAACAACCCATTCTTGTCACCGGTGCTGCGGGCTTCATCGGTTTCCATGTGGTGCGGCAACTGCTGGCCGAAGGCCGCACGGTCGTTGGCCTCGATAGCGTCAACAGCTATTACGATCCGGCGCTGAAGGAGGCGCGGTTGAAGCTGCTGGAGGGCCAGCCCCGCTTTACCTTTGTGAGGGCGAATCTGGCAGATCGTCCCGCGATCTCGGCGTTGTTCAGCGAATACAAATTTCCTGTTGTCATTCATCTCGCTGCGCAGGCGGGTGTGCGCTATTCCATCGAGCAGCCACACGCCTATGCCGATGCCAATCTCGAGGGCTTTCTCAATATCCTCGAAGGATGCCGGCACAATGGCTGCGCGCATCTGCTCTATGCGTCGTCATCCTCGGTCTATGGCGCCAACAAGAAGAAACCGTTCTCCGTCAGCGACAGGGTCGACAATCCGGTCAGTCTCTATGCTGCGACGAAGAAGGCCAACGAGTTGATGGCGCATTCCTACAGCCATCTCTATCGCCTGCCGACCACCGGGCTGCGCTTCTTCACCGTCTACGGTCCATGGGGCCGGCCGGATATGGCGATCTTCCTGTTTACCAAGGCGATCCTCGACAAGCAGCCGATCAAGCTTTTCAATCACGGTAACATGCGACGCGACTTTACCTATGTCGACGACGTTGTCGGTGCTATCGGGCGGCTGATTGATCATGTGCCGACCGGTAGTGAGGACGAGGCGCCAGCGCGAATCTACAATGTCGGTAACCACAAGCCAGAGGACCTTTTGCATGTGGTCTCGGTTCTTGAGAAGGAACTGGGGCTTGAGGCGATCAAGACGATGCTGCCGATGCAGCCGGGCGATGTGCCTGAGACTTTTGCCGATGTGGACGATCTGATGCGTGACGTCGGCTTCAAGCCGGATACCTCGATCGAGGAGGGGATTCGGCAATTCGTGACGTGGTACCGCAGCCACTACGGTAATCTGAACGCGAAGGGTTGA
- a CDS encoding mannose-1-phosphate guanylyltransferase/mannose-6-phosphate isomerase, which yields MSKRIIPLIMCGGAGTRLWPSSREGRPKQFLPLFGPRSTFQDTVIRVSDAGLFDRPIVITSAAYRFMVREQLAEIGLDADILLEPARRDSGPAIAAGAAFAQTRDEDAVVLALAADHVVRDVPAFVAACRAGLVVADAGHIVTFGVQPERAATEYGYISPGQSLSDKVKSVAKFVEKPDLQTATGYIEAGYLWNSGNFMFRAGMLLDEYRGVDADSVETITSAVAKAGRDLGFFTLDADAFGKAKSISVDYAVMEKTTKAAVVPVSCGWSDVGSWLAVWELSDKDAQGNAAQGVAVFEDSRNCNVASDGPVVALEGVDDLVVVATHDAVLVSRQKDANGLKRLVAKLKVTAPQVTEDHLKVHRPWGSVQALEDGERYQVKRLVVKAGERLSLQMHHHRSEHWIVVRGTAKVTINDQIKTVHENESIYIPLGATHRLENPGKIPLELIEVQTGSYLGEDDIVRIEDDYKRN from the coding sequence ATGAGCAAGCGCATTATTCCCCTGATCATGTGTGGCGGTGCCGGTACGCGCCTGTGGCCGTCGTCGCGTGAGGGGCGCCCGAAGCAATTTCTGCCATTGTTCGGACCGCGCTCGACCTTTCAGGACACGGTGATTCGCGTATCCGATGCTGGCTTGTTCGATCGTCCCATTGTCATCACCAGCGCCGCCTATCGGTTCATGGTGCGCGAACAACTCGCCGAGATCGGGCTCGATGCAGACATCCTGCTCGAGCCGGCTCGGCGCGATTCAGGTCCGGCCATTGCCGCCGGTGCCGCGTTCGCTCAGACCCGCGATGAGGACGCGGTCGTGCTTGCGCTTGCCGCCGATCATGTGGTGCGTGATGTCCCGGCTTTCGTGGCGGCGTGCCGCGCAGGTCTGGTGGTTGCCGATGCCGGGCATATCGTGACGTTCGGCGTGCAGCCGGAGCGTGCGGCCACCGAATACGGCTATATTTCACCAGGCCAATCGCTTTCTGACAAGGTGAAGAGCGTCGCCAAATTCGTCGAGAAGCCGGACCTGCAGACGGCAACCGGTTATATTGAGGCCGGCTATCTCTGGAACAGCGGCAACTTTATGTTTCGGGCGGGGATGCTGCTCGATGAATATCGTGGTGTCGACGCCGATAGTGTCGAGACCATCACCAGCGCTGTGGCGAAGGCCGGCCGCGATCTCGGCTTCTTTACGCTCGATGCGGACGCTTTCGGGAAGGCAAAATCGATCTCTGTCGACTATGCCGTGATGGAGAAGACGACGAAGGCGGCTGTGGTGCCGGTGTCCTGCGGCTGGTCGGATGTCGGCTCGTGGCTCGCAGTGTGGGAGCTGTCCGACAAGGATGCGCAGGGCAATGCCGCGCAGGGCGTGGCGGTGTTCGAGGACTCGCGCAACTGTAATGTGGCCAGCGATGGTCCGGTGGTGGCGCTGGAGGGTGTTGACGATCTCGTGGTGGTGGCGACGCACGACGCCGTGCTGGTTTCCCGTCAGAAGGATGCCAACGGCTTGAAACGGCTTGTGGCGAAGCTGAAGGTCACGGCGCCGCAGGTCACCGAGGATCATCTCAAGGTGCATCGCCCGTGGGGATCTGTGCAGGCCCTTGAGGATGGCGAGCGCTATCAGGTGAAACGCCTCGTGGTGAAAGCCGGCGAGCGGCTGTCACTCCAGATGCACCACCATCGCTCCGAGCACTGGATCGTTGTGCGTGGTACCGCGAAGGTGACGATCAACGATCAGATCAAGACCGTCCACGAGAACGAGTCGATCTACATCCCGCTCGGTGCCACGCACCGTCTGGAAAACCCTGGTAAAATCCCGCTCGAGCTGATCGAGGTGCAGACGGGCAGCTACCTTGGCGAGGACGACATCGTTCGCATCGAGGATGACTATAAGCGGAACTAG
- a CDS encoding TolC family outer membrane protein, producing MKQIAKIFLVVVLLGSSGQFAHAAEPFFILDAINQAVKTNPGVGEASANRRATEAELRQSQGTLLPQIRLQANTGPEMLNRAIVPAPAGNGSYVNGSEASVTVRQLVFDGFASINDIWRQAARVDAAAFRVLERTELIALDAAEAYVDVTRYLRLVALAEQNLKVHLELRANVRARFAGGRAGEGDTQQAEERVAAAEAVLSDFRLSLDYARAKYRKTVGLEPFNVRFPGRLPDMPATKNESLDVAFKYNPTIRAAGADVDAAKRAFDSTAGAFVPNVALEGRALRGKDSITYPGNRDEVSGKVVVSWDIFRGGQDAWKRAEAGERMIEQQQRHARLQRDALESLDKAWAARTITTERAAALVREVEAARRTFVAYNKEYELGQRTLIDLLNSQNQYFNANVSLVSARGVTVFADYQLLAAMGQLLSYLKTGKPPESEPIESRASGLIPYRLPPILLTAPEPGSEPLNTVLPFQTWNSPFAPALEPKAVLFGDRWASQDLSNANALFVTSGQVGQGSVSADASAGRR from the coding sequence ATGAAGCAGATCGCAAAGATTTTCCTTGTAGTTGTATTGCTAGGATCGAGCGGCCAGTTCGCTCATGCAGCCGAGCCATTTTTCATTCTTGACGCCATCAATCAGGCGGTAAAGACGAACCCAGGTGTCGGCGAGGCGTCTGCCAATCGCCGTGCCACCGAAGCCGAACTTCGCCAGAGCCAAGGTACTTTGCTGCCTCAGATCAGGCTGCAGGCGAATACCGGCCCCGAGATGTTGAACCGGGCGATCGTTCCTGCGCCGGCCGGCAATGGCTCCTATGTCAACGGCAGCGAAGCGTCGGTAACGGTGCGCCAGCTGGTGTTCGACGGCTTTGCGTCGATCAACGACATCTGGCGTCAGGCTGCGCGCGTGGATGCTGCGGCGTTCCGGGTGCTTGAACGGACCGAACTGATCGCGCTCGATGCGGCTGAAGCCTATGTCGATGTGACGCGCTATCTGCGACTGGTTGCGCTTGCCGAACAAAATCTCAAGGTTCATCTCGAACTGCGCGCCAATGTCCGTGCGCGTTTCGCTGGTGGTCGCGCCGGTGAGGGCGATACCCAGCAGGCGGAAGAGCGTGTAGCCGCAGCGGAAGCCGTGCTGTCGGATTTCCGCCTCAGCCTCGATTATGCACGCGCCAAGTATCGCAAGACCGTTGGTCTTGAACCGTTCAATGTGCGTTTCCCCGGTCGCTTGCCGGATATGCCGGCAACCAAGAACGAGTCGCTCGACGTCGCCTTCAAGTACAATCCGACGATCCGCGCCGCTGGTGCAGATGTCGATGCGGCCAAGCGTGCTTTCGACTCGACCGCCGGCGCATTCGTTCCGAACGTCGCCCTGGAAGGCCGCGCGCTGCGCGGCAAGGACTCGATCACCTATCCGGGTAATCGCGACGAAGTCAGCGGCAAGGTTGTTGTGAGCTGGGATATCTTCCGCGGCGGTCAGGATGCGTGGAAGCGCGCCGAAGCTGGCGAACGCATGATCGAGCAGCAGCAGCGCCATGCACGCTTGCAGCGTGATGCGCTAGAGTCGCTCGACAAGGCATGGGCTGCGCGCACGATCACGACGGAGCGTGCAGCAGCGCTGGTGCGTGAAGTTGAAGCTGCCCGCCGTACTTTCGTAGCCTACAACAAGGAATACGAGCTCGGCCAGCGCACGCTGATCGATCTGCTGAACTCGCAGAACCAGTACTTCAACGCCAACGTCTCGCTGGTGTCTGCACGCGGCGTCACCGTGTTCGCCGACTATCAGTTGCTGGCGGCCATGGGACAGCTGCTGTCCTATCTGAAGACCGGCAAGCCGCCGGAGTCTGAGCCGATCGAGAGCCGTGCATCCGGTCTTATCCCGTATCGCCTGCCGCCGATCCTGCTGACGGCGCCGGAGCCGGGATCCGAACCGCTTAATACGGTTCTGCCCTTCCAGACCTGGAATTCGCCTTTCGCACCGGCGCTGGAACCGAAAGCCGTGCTGTTCGGTGATCGCTGGGCCTCGCAAGATCTGTCGAACGCCAACGCATTGTTCGTGACATCGGGCCAGGTCGGGCAGGGCAGCGTGTCGGCCGATGCTTCTGCGGGGCGCCGTTAA